In one Myotis daubentonii chromosome 1, mMyoDau2.1, whole genome shotgun sequence genomic region, the following are encoded:
- the UTP3 gene encoding something about silencing protein 10, giving the protein MVGRSRRRGAAKWAAVRAMAGRGAEDEKEDDLELPPSPGDSSYYQDKVDDFHEARSRAALAKGWSELESGDEEEDGEEEEEVLALDIADEDDEEGDSAEDEEDDDDDGGSSVQSEAEASADPSLSWGQRKKLYYDTDYGSKSRRRRSQQEVEEEEREEEEEAQLIQRRLAQALQEDDFGVTWVEAFAKPQVPQVDESETRVVKDLAKVSVKEKLKMLKKESPELLELIEDLKVKLTEVKDELEPLLQLVEQGIIPRGKGSQYLRTKYNLYLNYCSNISFYLILKARRVPAHGHPVIERLVTYRTLINKLSVVDQKLSSEIRHLLTLKDGAGKKELTPKAKPAKAKPKSVSETAAAAATAVTDLSDDSNFDEAALKYYKEMEDRQKLKRKKEENSTEEQDLEDKNAKRAITYQIAKNRGLTPRRKKIDRNPRVKHREKFRRAKIRRRGQVREVRREEQRYSGELSGIRAGVKKSIKLK; this is encoded by the coding sequence ATGGTGGGGAGATCCCGGCGGCGCGGAGCGGCCAAGTGGGCAGCGGTGAGAGCCATGGCAGGTCGCGGCGCGGAGGACGAAAAGGAAGACGATTTAGAATTGCCACCCTCGCCAGGGGACTCCAGCTACTACCAAGATAAGGTAGATGATTTTCATGAGGCCCGGTCTCGAGCCGCCTTGGCTAAGGGTTGGAGCGAACTAGAGAGTGGGGACGAGGAGGAGgatggcgaggaggaggaggaggtactAGCCCTCGATATTGCCGATGAGGACGATGAAGAGGGAGACAGCGCGGAGGATGAGGAggatgacgatgatgatggtgGGAGCTCAGTGCAGAGTGAAGCTGAGGCCTCTGCGGATCCCAGTTTGTCGTGGGGTCAGAGGAAAAAACTTTACTACGATACGGACTATGGTTCCAAGTCCCGACGCCGGCGGAGTCAGCAAGAagtagaggaggaggaaagagaggaggaggaggaggcacagCTCATCCAGAGGCGCCTAGCCCAAGCCTTGCAAGAGGATGATTTTGGGGTGACCTGGGTGGAGGCCTTTGCAAAACCTCAGGTCCCTCAGGTAGATGAGTCTGAGACACGGGTCGTGAAGGATTTGGCCAAAGTTTCAGTGAAAGAGAAGCTGAAGATGCTGAAGAAGGAATCACCAGAGCTCTTGGAGCTGATAGAGGACCTGAAAGTTAAGTTGACGGAGGTGAAAGATGAGCTGGAGCCGTTGTTGCAGTTGGTGGAGCAAGGGATCATTCCACGTGGAAAAGGAAGCCAATACCTGAGGACCAAGTACAACCTCTATTTGAACTACTGCTCCAACATCAGTTTTTATTTGATCCTGAAAGCCAGGCGAGTCCCTGCACACGGACATCCTGTTATAGAAAGGCTTGTGACCTACCGGACTTTAATCAACAAGCTGTCAGTTGTGGATCAGAAGCTGTCCTCAGAGATTCGTCATCTGCTCACACTTAAGGATGGTGCTGGAAAGAAAGAACTAACTCCAAAAGCAAAGCCCGCCAAGGCCAAACCAAAATCTGTTTCAGAgactgctgctgccgccgccaccGCTGTTACAGATCTTTCTGATGATTCCAATTTTGATGAAGCTGCCCTGAAATACtataaagaaatggaagacaGGCAGAagttgaagagaaagaaagaagaaaatagtacCGAAGAACAGGATCTTGAAGATAAAAATGCAAAGAGAGCCATTACCTATCAGATTGCTAAAAACAGGGGACTTACACCAAGGAGAAAGAAGATTGATCGCAATCCCAGAGTGAAACACAGAGAGAAGTTCAGGAGAGCCAAAATTCGCAGAAGAGGCCAGGTTCGTGAAGTTCGCAGGGAAGAGCAACGTTATAGTGGCGAACTATCTGGAATTCGTGCAGGAGTTAAAAAGAGCATTAAGCTTAAGTAA